One window from the genome of Streptomyces cadmiisoli encodes:
- a CDS encoding DUF1295 domain-containing protein, with protein MRGAFRLGLAAAPALALAVMPVTFAVAVRKGLHRVVDVAWELGFAAVSESTAAVGHGDAARRILVTTLSVVRGLCLAAHIAGRGHGHGHGEHPRHEAVLVKAPGSRNLYALRMIGLFQGALVWLVSLPVQAAAYGPGPLMVLTGPRPSRGPRGCAPRPSGNAQLAAFKAHLADAGPHHGLQPAELVL; from the coding sequence GTGCGGGGTGCCTTCAGGCTCGGGCTGGCCGCGGCGCCCGCGCTCGCGCTCGCCGTCATGCCGGTCACCTTCGCAGTGGCGGTGCGCAAGGGCCTGCACCGGGTGGTTGACGTCGCATGGGAACTCGGCTTCGCCGCCGTCTCGGAATCAACCGCCGCGGTCGGCCACGGGGACGCGGCGCGCCGGATCCTGGTGACCACGCTGTCGGTCGTGCGGGGACTGTGTCTCGCCGCGCACATCGCCGGGCGAGGCCACGGCCACGGCCACGGCGAGCACCCCCGCCACGAAGCCGTACTGGTCAAGGCTCCCGGCAGCCGGAATCTCTACGCTCTGCGCATGATCGGCCTGTTCCAGGGCGCCCTTGTGTGGCTGGTGTCCCTGCCCGTCCAGGCCGCGGCGTACGGACCGGGCCCCCTCATGGTCCTGACTGGACCGAGACCGTCCCGTGGGCCGCGGGGCTGTGCTCCGAGGCCGTCAGGGAACGCCCAACTGGCGGCGTTCAAGGCGCACTTGGCCGATGCGGGGCCGCATCATGGACTGCAGCCTGCGGAGCTAGTGCTCTGA
- a CDS encoding IS630 family transposase — translation MAGPVRVRRLTDQEGQKLQQSVRRGSTSSVRYRRAMMLLASAGGNRVPVIAQLVQADEDTVRDVIHRFNEIGLVCLDPQWAGGRPRLLSPDDEDFVVATATTRPTRPGQPFTSWSVRKLAAHLRRVHGRVIRIGREALRCLLGRRGITFQRTKTWKESPDPERDTKLDRIEHVLERFPDRVFAFDEFGPLGIRPTGGSGWAPAGHPERHPATYHRTHGVRYFHGCYSIGDDTLWGVNRRKKGAANALAALRSIRAARPDGAPIYVILDNLSAHKGETIRRWARRNRVELCFTPTYASWANPIEAHFGPLRQFTVANFNHRSHPTQTRALHAYLRWRNKNARHPDVLAAQRKERARIRSEKGIRWGGRALCTAS, via the coding sequence GTGGCTGGGCCTGTCCGTGTGCGCAGGTTGACCGACCAAGAGGGGCAGAAGCTGCAGCAGAGCGTGCGCCGGGGCAGCACCAGTTCGGTGCGCTACCGGCGCGCGATGATGCTGCTGGCCTCGGCTGGCGGGAACCGGGTCCCGGTGATTGCACAACTGGTGCAGGCAGACGAGGACACCGTCCGTGACGTGATCCACCGGTTCAACGAGATCGGCCTGGTCTGCCTGGACCCTCAGTGGGCGGGAGGCCGTCCCCGCCTGCTCAGTCCTGACGACGAGGACTTCGTCGTCGCGACGGCCACCACCCGCCCGACCAGGCCCGGCCAACCCTTCACCAGCTGGTCCGTCCGCAAACTTGCCGCCCACTTGCGACGCGTGCACGGTCGCGTGATCAGGATCGGCCGCGAGGCGTTACGTTGCTTGCTCGGCCGTCGTGGCATCACCTTCCAGCGCACCAAGACCTGGAAGGAATCACCCGACCCCGAGCGTGACACCAAGCTCGACCGGATCGAGCACGTTCTGGAGCGGTTCCCGGACCGGGTGTTCGCGTTCGACGAGTTCGGCCCGCTCGGCATCCGCCCCACCGGCGGTTCCGGCTGGGCCCCTGCCGGCCACCCCGAGCGGCACCCCGCGACCTACCACCGCACCCACGGCGTCCGCTACTTCCACGGCTGCTACTCGATAGGCGACGACACGCTGTGGGGCGTCAACCGCCGCAAGAAGGGCGCCGCGAACGCCCTGGCCGCGCTGAGGTCGATCCGCGCGGCCCGCCCGGACGGCGCGCCGATCTACGTCATCTTGGACAACCTGTCCGCTCACAAGGGCGAGACGATCCGGCGCTGGGCCAGGAGAAACCGGGTCGAGCTGTGCTTCACGCCCACCTACGCATCCTGGGCCAACCCGATCGAAGCCCACTTTGGACCACTGCGGCAGTTCACCGTCGCCAACTTCAACCACCGCAGCCACCCCACCCAGACCCGGGCTTTGCACGCCTACCTGCGCTGGCGCAACAAGAACGCCCGCCACCCCGACGTGCTGGCCGCCCAGCGCAAGGAGCGTGCCCGGATCCGCAGCGAGAAGGGCATCCGCTGGGGCGGACGCGCACTCTGCACAGCATCCTGA
- a CDS encoding PLP-dependent aminotransferase family protein, protein MAAPRYKTLVDALASDIRTGRLAAGMRLPTHRGLAAREGIAVVTATRVYAELEAMGLVSREQGRGTFVRDIAVPAGHGIDQQVVAADAVDLNFNYPSLPGQADLLRQALREVATSGDLDSLLCYQPHRGRPQDRAAIARHLRRRGITPDADQILIVNGAQHGLAVTVMAALNAGDVVAVDTLTYPGFKVLAQAFHLDLEPVPTSADGPNLDAFEKLCATRPVRAIYTMPTLHNPLGWVMPAADRTRLIEIARQHGLLIIEDAAYAYLVEDPPPPLAASAPDITFYVSGLSKSVATGLRVGFVVAPPSTAPSLERAIRATTWNTPALTTAIACRWLEDGTVDHLEAKKRDDAKARQALARHELAGLPLIGHPSSYFTWLPLPDDARADRLTATLARQHISVSTAEPFTTSKHTPQALRLALGSTDLDRLQSTLRTVRRVAVEDAYA, encoded by the coding sequence ATGGCAGCCCCGCGGTACAAAACGCTGGTCGACGCGCTCGCGTCCGACATCCGGACAGGCCGGCTCGCCGCAGGCATGCGGCTTCCGACACACCGTGGGCTCGCCGCTCGCGAGGGCATCGCCGTGGTGACCGCGACCCGGGTGTACGCCGAACTGGAGGCGATGGGACTGGTGAGCCGGGAACAGGGCCGCGGCACGTTTGTGCGTGACATCGCCGTTCCCGCCGGTCACGGCATCGATCAGCAAGTCGTCGCCGCGGATGCGGTCGACCTCAACTTCAACTATCCGTCGCTGCCCGGACAAGCCGATCTCCTGCGGCAGGCCTTGCGAGAGGTGGCCACCTCAGGGGATCTCGACTCGCTGCTGTGCTACCAACCACATCGAGGGCGCCCCCAGGACAGAGCCGCGATCGCACGGCATCTGAGGCGTCGAGGAATCACCCCTGACGCAGACCAGATCCTCATCGTCAACGGTGCGCAGCACGGCCTGGCCGTCACCGTCATGGCCGCGCTCAACGCCGGTGACGTCGTCGCCGTGGACACACTCACCTACCCCGGTTTCAAGGTGCTCGCGCAGGCCTTTCATCTGGACTTGGAGCCCGTACCCACATCCGCCGACGGCCCAAATCTCGATGCCTTCGAGAAACTGTGCGCGACCCGTCCTGTGCGCGCGATCTACACCATGCCGACCTTGCACAACCCTCTGGGCTGGGTCATGCCGGCAGCTGACCGCACCCGTCTCATCGAGATCGCTCGGCAGCACGGTCTGCTCATCATCGAAGACGCCGCATACGCCTACCTGGTCGAGGACCCTCCACCGCCGCTGGCTGCAAGCGCTCCGGACATCACCTTCTACGTCTCGGGACTGTCCAAGAGCGTAGCCACCGGCCTCCGGGTCGGCTTCGTCGTCGCCCCGCCTTCCACGGCGCCATCGCTCGAACGCGCGATTCGGGCAACCACCTGGAACACCCCGGCCCTCACCACCGCGATCGCCTGCCGCTGGCTCGAGGACGGCACGGTGGACCACCTGGAAGCGAAAAAGCGAGACGACGCCAAGGCCCGCCAAGCCCTCGCAAGGCACGAACTGGCAGGCCTACCCCTCATCGGCCATCCCTCGTCGTATTTCACATGGCTACCCCTGCCCGACGACGCACGCGCAGATCGCCTGACCGCCACGCTCGCCCGTCAGCACATCTCGGTAAGCACGGCGGAGCCCTTCACCACCTCGAAACACACGCCACAGGCGCTCCGCCTCGCTCTGGGCTCGACCGATCTGGACCGCCTTCAGTCGACGCTGCGCACAGTGCGACGAGTCGCTGTCGAGGACGCCTACGCCTGA
- a CDS encoding sigma-70 family RNA polymerase sigma factor, producing the protein MKEAVYIGKNPSAQPDLQKLIHEVALGDQDSFAAVYDAVAGSVLGVVRAVLRDQAQSEEVAQEVLVEVWRTAPRYRPERGTVINWVLTMAHQRAVDRVRSAEAAAARDHKAALLDRTPEYDEVTEQVENRLEREQVRRCLRTLTEIQRQAVTLAYYRGLTYRQVAEALALPLGTAKTRLRDGLIRLRDCLGVSA; encoded by the coding sequence GTGAAGGAAGCCGTGTACATCGGCAAGAATCCATCAGCCCAGCCCGATCTCCAGAAGCTGATCCATGAAGTGGCTCTGGGTGACCAGGACTCCTTCGCCGCGGTGTACGACGCCGTGGCAGGTTCCGTGCTCGGGGTGGTCCGGGCGGTATTGCGTGATCAGGCGCAGTCGGAGGAGGTCGCCCAGGAGGTCCTGGTGGAGGTGTGGCGCACGGCGCCCCGGTATCGGCCCGAGCGCGGGACGGTGATCAATTGGGTGCTGACCATGGCTCACCAGCGGGCCGTGGACCGGGTCCGGTCGGCGGAGGCTGCGGCGGCACGTGATCACAAGGCCGCTCTGCTGGACCGCACGCCCGAGTACGACGAAGTGACCGAACAGGTGGAGAACCGGCTGGAGCGGGAGCAGGTGCGCCGATGTCTGCGCACCCTGACCGAGATCCAGCGCCAGGCGGTGACCCTGGCCTATTACCGGGGCCTGACCTACCGGCAGGTCGCCGAGGCGCTCGCGCTGCCGCTCGGTACGGCCAAGACCCGGCTGCGCGACGGTCTCATCCGGCTTCGTGACTGCCTGGGAGTGAGTGCATGA
- a CDS encoding Imm51 family immunity protein translates to MTIKLHDFDGEHSLTLDVGGLAADAAVVDAEHEPNGYFWEGLVRFAWPDIAERLDFDSEAGMFCAVGSPSDLVLLKTAVESVITNPEAVRDIITRAETSGFEFDD, encoded by the coding sequence GTGACCATCAAGCTTCATGACTTCGACGGCGAGCACTCGCTGACCTTGGATGTTGGTGGCCTGGCTGCTGATGCCGCAGTGGTCGATGCAGAACACGAGCCGAACGGATACTTCTGGGAAGGTCTCGTGCGGTTTGCCTGGCCGGACATCGCCGAGCGCCTCGACTTCGACAGCGAGGCTGGCATGTTCTGCGCGGTCGGGAGTCCGAGCGACCTCGTACTTCTCAAGACGGCCGTTGAATCAGTCATCACGAACCCCGAGGCAGTCCGCGACATCATCACCCGGGCGGAGACTTCGGGCTTCGAGTTCGACGATTAG
- a CDS encoding fasciclin domain-containing protein: protein MNTRIRRAAVAATAAAVLPLALAACSGDADSKPSDSAQAASSAPAGGDEKTDEAPDGMATTDEPFGPACSSVPQEGAGSFDGMAVDPVATAASNNPALSTLVSAVKKAGLVDTLNNAENITVFAPTNDAFAKIPQADLDKVLNDKTQLTKILTYHVVGQKLTPEDLKSGSFETLEKSELTTTGTGESYTVNDTAKVVCGNVKTANATVYIIDNVLMPKN, encoded by the coding sequence ATGAATACTCGCATCCGCCGCGCCGCCGTCGCTGCCACCGCTGCAGCCGTCTTGCCGTTGGCCCTCGCCGCCTGCTCCGGCGACGCCGACAGCAAGCCCTCGGACTCCGCCCAGGCCGCCTCGTCCGCCCCCGCGGGCGGCGACGAGAAGACGGATGAGGCGCCCGACGGCATGGCAACCACGGACGAGCCGTTCGGCCCCGCCTGTTCCTCGGTGCCACAGGAGGGCGCCGGCTCCTTCGACGGCATGGCCGTGGACCCGGTCGCCACGGCCGCGTCCAACAACCCCGCGCTGTCAACACTGGTCAGTGCCGTCAAGAAGGCCGGCCTGGTCGACACGCTGAACAACGCCGAGAACATCACGGTGTTCGCGCCCACCAATGACGCGTTCGCCAAGATCCCGCAGGCCGATCTGGACAAGGTCCTGAACGACAAGACACAGCTGACGAAGATCCTTACCTACCACGTCGTGGGCCAGAAGCTGACGCCCGAGGACCTGAAGAGCGGATCGTTCGAGACGCTGGAGAAGTCCGAGCTGACCACGACCGGTACCGGCGAGTCCTACACGGTCAACGACACCGCCAAGGTCGTCTGCGGCAACGTCAAGACGGCGAACGCCACCGTCTACATCATCGACAATGTCCTGATGCCCAAGAACTGA
- a CDS encoding anti-sigma factor encodes MNSMTDPHGLTGAYALHALPDAERAAFARHMADCEPCRQEAAEFAATAARLGLAATVTPGSALRERVLRRVTTVRQVPPVGRPVEWARRAGVRRAGALSRWALAACVAAASALGGTAVWQYERAQDAAERAARAEQRADALTGVLAASDAKSRTVSLPGGASGTLVVSDGRDRAVFLASGMAEAPRDKVYQLWFSDGGTMRSAGLMDPGRTEQAVLLRGLVDGAAGVGITVEPAGGSEQPTSEPIALMEMPA; translated from the coding sequence ATGAACAGCATGACCGACCCGCACGGCCTGACCGGTGCCTATGCCCTGCACGCGCTACCGGACGCCGAACGCGCCGCTTTCGCACGGCACATGGCCGACTGCGAACCCTGCCGCCAGGAAGCCGCGGAGTTTGCGGCCACCGCGGCCCGGCTGGGCCTCGCGGCCACGGTCACGCCCGGCAGCGCGCTCAGGGAGCGGGTGCTGCGGCGTGTCACCACTGTGCGGCAGGTGCCACCGGTCGGCCGTCCGGTGGAGTGGGCCCGGCGTGCCGGGGTGAGGAGGGCGGGGGCGTTGTCCCGATGGGCGCTGGCCGCGTGCGTTGCCGCGGCGTCGGCGTTGGGCGGCACCGCCGTCTGGCAGTACGAACGGGCACAGGACGCCGCGGAACGCGCGGCACGGGCGGAGCAGCGGGCCGACGCGCTGACCGGGGTGCTGGCCGCGTCGGACGCCAAGTCGCGGACGGTGAGCCTGCCCGGCGGGGCGAGTGGGACCCTTGTGGTCTCCGACGGCCGGGACCGTGCCGTGTTCCTGGCGTCGGGGATGGCCGAGGCGCCGCGGGACAAGGTGTACCAGTTGTGGTTCTCCGACGGGGGGACGATGCGGTCGGCGGGCCTGATGGACCCCGGCCGCACCGAACAGGCCGTGTTGTTGCGAGGCCTCGTGGACGGTGCAGCGGGCGTGGGCATCACCGTAGAGCCGGCTGGCGGATCGGAACAGCCAACCTCTGAGCCGATCGCCCTGATGGAGATGCCGGCATGA
- a CDS encoding DJ-1/PfpI family protein has translation MHIAILTFEGYNELDSLIALGVLNRVKTDGWRVTIATPSPKVASMNGVIIEQMSTLEEACGADAVIVGSGIATREVVEDETIMNSLRGLDPSRQLIAAQCSGALVLARLGLLNDIPACTDLITKPWVIAAGVEVLNQPFYAKDNIATAGGCLASHYLAAWIIARLKGDAAAESALHYVAPVGEKEEYVQRAWRNITPYLPPPDRRSSETTSRKQYRPGGHAAGSPSFAAAHLPGS, from the coding sequence GTGCACATCGCCATCCTCACCTTCGAGGGCTACAACGAGCTCGATTCCCTGATCGCCCTCGGCGTGCTCAATCGTGTCAAGACCGACGGCTGGCGCGTCACCATTGCCACCCCGAGCCCCAAGGTGGCCTCCATGAACGGAGTGATCATCGAACAGATGTCCACTCTCGAGGAGGCGTGCGGCGCTGACGCCGTCATCGTCGGCAGTGGCATCGCTACCCGCGAGGTCGTCGAAGACGAGACGATCATGAACAGCCTGCGCGGCCTGGACCCCTCGCGCCAGCTCATCGCGGCACAGTGCTCCGGTGCACTCGTGCTGGCCAGGCTCGGCCTGCTCAATGACATCCCCGCCTGCACCGACCTGATCACCAAGCCCTGGGTCATCGCCGCCGGCGTCGAGGTGCTCAATCAGCCCTTCTACGCCAAGGACAACATCGCCACCGCCGGCGGCTGCCTGGCCTCGCACTACCTCGCCGCCTGGATCATCGCCCGCCTCAAGGGCGACGCCGCCGCCGAAAGCGCGTTGCACTATGTCGCCCCGGTCGGCGAGAAGGAGGAATACGTACAGCGTGCGTGGCGCAACATCACCCCCTACCTGCCGCCCCCAGACCGGCGCTCGTCCGAAACGACCAGCCGCAAGCAGTACCGGCCAGGAGGCCATGCCGCCGGCAGCCCGTCGTTCGCGGCCGCACACCTACCGGGCTCTTGA
- a CDS encoding SpoIIE family protein phosphatase, with protein MKKTTISTERVTLGRQIQASDISDTAFALLDEQGTVVAWTQAAQHLVGYSAKEVVGRSVTLVLPCFGIAPTMSAYVEQCRARNGWSGAPAVLHRDGRTLDARLRISLVQGQDGAKRWLASVTDIGMPFGETVNLSVQGSILDGAPIGVVIRDLELRCTWVNDAMESHDGIPRARRLGIGITDAWPSVETEATEAVMRRVLRSGSTKVHEYRTWLPTSRGEERPYAVSFSCLQGADGRALGICTISADLTESRRERERLAVLGEAGIRLGSTLDVMQTSQELADLAVPLLADFVAVDLEQSVLSGEGPSIGIGPMKERLPVFQRAGLASIHQGVPESPWVRGELVPLPPASPFTDILRTGRSHMEPALDTAPGSWIDRDPVRARMIHENGLHSAMVVPIHARRVLLGVALFVRTEDPVPFREADLRLAEEFVRRAAVSLDNARRYCREQTAALALQRSLLPRSLCGGAAVEAASRYQPADIDRGVGGDWFDVIPLSGARVALVVGDVVGHGIDAAATMGKLRAAVHTLAALELPPDELLAHLDDTVQRVTEGSGDDPDQSNAAVGATCLYAVYDPATRRCTMAAAGHPPPAIIDPQGRVTFPDLPTGSPLGIGLALPFEAIELELPEGTLLAMYTDGLIEARGQDIEEGMHRLGTTLTQPGRSLEELCTDAMALVEDRGAFDDASLLLVRTRSLSTDQVASWTLPSCQTAVHHARNLTADQLAEWGLEGSVDGMKQIVSELVTNAVRHSADPIRLRLIRHHVLTVEVTDADSHVPRMRTARTVDEHGRGLALVAQLSRRWGTRPAQAGKVVWAEADLPRLSRPQLRTAR; from the coding sequence ATGAAGAAGACCACGATCAGCACCGAGCGAGTGACACTCGGTAGGCAGATCCAGGCCTCTGACATTTCCGACACGGCGTTCGCGCTGCTCGACGAACAGGGGACGGTGGTCGCATGGACGCAGGCCGCTCAGCACCTCGTCGGATACTCCGCCAAAGAGGTGGTCGGGCGTTCCGTCACACTCGTCCTGCCATGCTTCGGGATAGCACCGACGATGTCGGCGTACGTCGAGCAGTGCCGTGCCCGCAACGGCTGGTCGGGAGCGCCGGCTGTGCTCCACCGGGACGGTCGCACACTCGACGCCCGCCTGCGGATCTCGTTGGTGCAGGGACAGGACGGAGCAAAGCGGTGGCTCGCGTCCGTCACCGACATCGGCATGCCGTTCGGGGAGACGGTGAACCTATCGGTGCAGGGGTCGATTCTCGACGGTGCACCGATCGGCGTGGTTATCCGTGATCTGGAACTGCGTTGTACCTGGGTGAACGATGCGATGGAGAGCCACGACGGCATTCCGCGTGCCCGGCGGCTTGGAATCGGAATCACCGACGCGTGGCCCAGTGTCGAAACCGAAGCCACGGAGGCGGTGATGCGTCGGGTACTGAGATCCGGTAGCACCAAGGTCCACGAGTACCGGACGTGGCTGCCGACGAGTCGGGGCGAGGAGCGCCCGTACGCGGTGTCATTCTCCTGTCTGCAGGGCGCCGACGGTCGTGCGCTGGGGATCTGCACCATAAGCGCCGATCTCACCGAGAGTCGGCGGGAGCGCGAGCGCCTGGCGGTCCTCGGTGAGGCAGGCATACGCCTGGGCAGCACCCTGGATGTGATGCAGACCAGTCAGGAACTGGCCGATCTCGCCGTGCCCCTGCTCGCCGACTTCGTCGCCGTGGATCTGGAGCAGTCGGTCCTGTCCGGTGAAGGACCCTCGATCGGCATCGGTCCGATGAAGGAGCGCCTGCCCGTCTTCCAGCGTGCCGGTCTGGCCTCGATCCACCAAGGGGTTCCGGAATCCCCCTGGGTACGCGGTGAGCTGGTCCCCCTTCCGCCCGCCTCGCCCTTCACCGACATCCTGCGCACCGGCAGGTCCCACATGGAGCCGGCCCTCGACACCGCTCCGGGCTCGTGGATCGACCGGGACCCGGTGCGGGCGCGAATGATTCATGAGAACGGCTTGCACTCCGCGATGGTCGTGCCAATCCATGCGCGGCGCGTCCTGCTGGGTGTGGCGCTGTTTGTCCGCACCGAGGATCCCGTGCCGTTCCGGGAGGCCGATCTGCGGCTGGCCGAAGAATTCGTCAGGCGCGCCGCGGTGTCGTTGGACAACGCCCGCCGATACTGCCGCGAGCAGACCGCGGCGCTCGCGCTGCAACGCAGTCTGCTCCCGCGCAGTCTGTGTGGCGGTGCGGCGGTCGAGGCGGCCTCGCGCTACCAGCCCGCGGACATCGACAGGGGTGTCGGCGGCGACTGGTTCGATGTAATCCCGCTGTCCGGTGCCCGGGTGGCCCTCGTGGTCGGCGACGTGGTCGGACACGGCATCGATGCTGCCGCGACGATGGGCAAGCTCCGCGCCGCCGTCCACACGCTCGCCGCACTCGAGCTGCCCCCCGACGAACTGTTGGCGCACCTCGACGACACGGTCCAGCGAGTGACTGAAGGGAGCGGCGACGATCCGGACCAGAGCAACGCGGCAGTGGGCGCCACCTGCCTGTATGCCGTCTACGACCCGGCCACCCGCCGGTGCACCATGGCTGCGGCCGGGCACCCACCGCCCGCGATCATCGACCCGCAGGGCCGGGTCACCTTCCCCGACCTTCCCACCGGAAGCCCCCTCGGCATCGGACTGGCACTCCCCTTCGAAGCCATCGAGCTGGAACTGCCCGAGGGAACCCTCCTCGCCATGTACACCGACGGCCTGATCGAAGCCCGCGGCCAGGACATCGAGGAGGGCATGCACCGCCTGGGCACCACCCTGACGCAACCGGGCCGGTCTCTGGAGGAGCTCTGCACCGACGCCATGGCACTCGTCGAGGACCGAGGAGCGTTCGACGACGCCAGCCTTCTCCTGGTCCGCACCCGCTCGCTCAGCACAGACCAGGTCGCCTCCTGGACCCTGCCCAGCTGCCAGACCGCTGTCCACCACGCCCGGAACCTCACCGCCGATCAGCTCGCCGAATGGGGTCTGGAAGGATCCGTGGACGGCATGAAGCAGATCGTCAGCGAACTGGTGACCAACGCCGTCCGCCACAGCGCCGATCCGATTCGCCTGCGTCTGATCCGGCACCATGTCCTGACCGTCGAGGTGACAGATGCCGACAGTCACGTCCCGCGCATGCGTACCGCGCGCACCGTCGACGAGCACGGCCGCGGCCTCGCCTTGGTCGCCCAGCTGTCCCGCAGATGGGGCACCCGCCCGGCGCAGGCCGGCAAGGTCGTCTGGGCAGAAGCAGACCTACCCCGCCTGTCCCGTCCCCAATTGCGTACAGCCCGTTGA
- a CDS encoding IS5 family transposase has product MGGVPRELEPLLPVGKKAGRPRTWTRRQLIDGIRWRTRAGTPWRDVLERYGPWDRIYDLFRRWQRDGTWKRILEQLQLQADAQGLITWDVSVDSTGCRAHQHAAGRSRGGLTTKIHLATEQGQKPLSLLVTAGHRHDSPQFQPVLERIRVPRAGLGRPRSKPVRVRADKAYGSRANRFYLRRRRIGCTIPEKADQVRNRKKLGSRGGRPPVFDKEDYKERHAVECGINRLKVRHEVAHVKWESHEGRRDVLTPD; this is encoded by the coding sequence CTGGGCGGCGTGCCACGGGAGTTGGAGCCGTTGCTGCCGGTGGGGAAGAAGGCGGGCAGGCCGCGGACGTGGACGCGTCGACAGTTGATCGACGGGATACGGTGGCGGACCCGCGCGGGCACCCCGTGGCGGGACGTCCTCGAGCGATACGGCCCGTGGGACCGGATCTACGACCTGTTCCGTCGGTGGCAGCGCGACGGCACCTGGAAGCGGATCTTGGAGCAACTGCAACTCCAGGCCGACGCGCAGGGTCTGATTACCTGGGATGTGAGCGTGGATTCGACTGGCTGCCGCGCCCACCAGCACGCCGCTGGACGTTCCCGAGGCGGCCTGACCACGAAGATCCACCTGGCGACCGAGCAGGGGCAGAAGCCGCTGTCGCTGCTGGTCACTGCCGGGCACCGGCACGACAGTCCGCAGTTCCAGCCTGTCCTGGAACGTATTCGTGTCCCCCGCGCCGGTCTCGGACGACCGCGCTCCAAGCCGGTCAGGGTCCGAGCCGACAAAGCCTACGGCTCTCGCGCGAACCGCTTCTACCTGCGCAGACGCAGAATCGGATGCACTATCCCGGAGAAAGCCGATCAGGTCCGCAACCGCAAGAAGCTCGGCTCCCGAGGTGGCCGGCCGCCGGTCTTCGATAAGGAGGACTACAAGGAGCGACACGCGGTGGAGTGCGGCATCAACCGGCTGAAAGTGCGACACGAAGTCGCACACGTTAAGTGGGAAAGCCACGAAGGAAGGAGAGATGTGCTGACCCCGGATTAG